The Gemmatimonadales bacterium genome has a segment encoding these proteins:
- a CDS encoding regulatory protein RecX, protein MPFITALEPEPAGSGIRAAVDGAPFGTVSAADVRELRLAVGEALDDGRLSALSGRADVFSARTVALRVLAARALPSREVARRLTRKGHRREAAEAAVGALVESGLIDDLAFARHYAETRARRGKLGPSRLVRDLRRLGLAERDAEAAVREALADEGLDPRVLLREAAAKKARTLKGLDPATGRRRLKAYLMRRGFSAGDVSEVVKEALAG, encoded by the coding sequence ATGCCGTTCATCACGGCGTTGGAGCCGGAGCCCGCGGGCAGCGGCATACGCGCCGCGGTGGACGGCGCGCCATTCGGGACGGTGTCTGCCGCCGACGTCCGCGAGCTGCGCCTCGCGGTGGGGGAGGCGCTCGACGACGGGCGCCTCTCGGCGTTGTCGGGACGGGCGGACGTTTTTTCGGCGCGCACCGTCGCGTTGAGGGTCCTGGCGGCGCGCGCTCTGCCCTCCCGCGAGGTGGCGCGCCGGCTGACGCGCAAGGGGCACCGGCGCGAGGCGGCCGAGGCGGCCGTGGGCGCGCTGGTGGAATCGGGACTCATCGACGACCTCGCGTTCGCGCGGCACTACGCCGAGACGCGCGCCCGGCGGGGCAAGCTCGGTCCCAGCCGCCTGGTCAGGGACCTGCGACGGCTGGGGCTGGCGGAGCGTGACGCGGAGGCGGCAGTGCGCGAGGCGCTGGCGGATGAGGGCCTCGATCCCCGGGTGCTCCTGCGCGAAGCGGCCGCGAAGAAGGCGCGCACGCTCAAAGGGCTCGACCCCGCCACGGGGCGGCGCCGGCTCAAGGCCTATTTGATGCGCCGCGGATTCAGCGCGGGGGACGTGAGCGAGGTGGTGAAGGAGGCGTTGGCGGGCTAG
- the alaS gene encoding alanine--tRNA ligase, giving the protein MLADAIRRRFLDFFVARDHREVPSSTLAPADDPTLLFTNAGMVQFKRTFLGVEHRDYRRATTAQKCVRAGGKHNDLEQVGHTDRHHTFFEMLGNFSFGDYFKRDAITFAWEFVTGRDWLAIDPSRIRISVHHQDDEARRLWREIAGMADQRIYGLSDQDNFWQMADTGPCGPCSEIYVDLGERGAGSGSIGASVRSAEREAPATTARASDHVHSLDEFVEAAEAGRFLEIWNLVFMQYDRQPGGALVPLPAPSVDTGAGLERIAAVMQGEQSNFHTDLFAPLIARAEAVIRQPYDRGEAGAPFRVLADHARAVAFLLADGVYPSNEGRGYVLRRILRRAVRHAYLMGRREPTLVHLVDQVVKTMGGHYPELVKSAKLLAELTASEEERFLETIEGGLRRMEQLTEVSGEEAFKLYDTYGFPIDLTHIVAAERGITVDVAGFERLLDEQRERSRKAAGTGAPAHRRAEGAPAVQVHQSGWIRVKPRLRQRWVGYETTRAETDILAFQRTESGVGLVLHQNPFFAESGGQVSDRGKVVGQGWELAVDEVRKIEGRTAVFGAYDGPFEPTPALAVVDQRMRRDIERNHSATHLLHAALRKVLGTHVGQAGSVVSPERLRFDFTHHHPIPAETLKAIEDEVNEHVWENLEVLTDEMKYADALKLGAMAFFSEKYGDVVRVVTVPEVSRELCGGTHVRTTGQIGLTRVVSESGVGAGIRRIEALTGPGAFAWLDRRQRLLESAAERAGSAPEHLARRVESLVEERRKLEKRVEELIRGGGAPGAAQTTDVNGTAVSVTRAPSGDRNEIGAMVDAFRSKTKSGVLVIVATGDRPGIHAGVTDDLIARGVTAPDLVNRIAALSGGKGGGRPHFASAGAGDPGRLDEAERRASEIVREVLSSHS; this is encoded by the coding sequence ATGCTCGCCGACGCGATCCGCCGCCGCTTCCTCGACTTCTTCGTCGCCCGCGATCACCGCGAGGTGCCGTCGTCCACCCTCGCGCCCGCCGACGACCCCACCCTGCTGTTCACCAACGCCGGAATGGTGCAGTTCAAGCGCACCTTCCTGGGCGTGGAGCACCGGGACTACCGGCGCGCCACCACCGCCCAGAAGTGCGTCCGCGCCGGCGGCAAGCACAACGACCTCGAGCAGGTCGGCCACACCGACCGGCACCACACCTTCTTCGAGATGCTGGGCAACTTCTCCTTCGGCGACTACTTCAAGCGGGACGCCATAACGTTCGCGTGGGAGTTCGTGACGGGGAGGGACTGGCTCGCGATCGACCCCTCCCGCATCCGGATCAGCGTCCATCATCAGGACGACGAGGCGCGAAGGCTCTGGCGCGAGATCGCCGGCATGGCGGACCAGCGGATCTACGGCCTGAGCGACCAGGACAACTTCTGGCAGATGGCTGACACGGGGCCGTGCGGGCCGTGCAGCGAGATCTATGTGGACCTGGGGGAGCGGGGAGCGGGGAGCGGTTCCATCGGTGCGTCCGTCCGGTCGGCGGAGCGGGAGGCCCCGGCGACGACGGCGCGCGCGTCCGATCACGTCCACTCCCTGGACGAGTTCGTAGAGGCCGCGGAGGCCGGGCGCTTCCTGGAGATCTGGAACCTCGTCTTCATGCAGTACGACCGGCAGCCCGGCGGAGCGCTGGTGCCGCTACCCGCGCCCTCGGTGGACACCGGCGCGGGGTTGGAGCGGATCGCCGCGGTCATGCAGGGCGAGCAGTCGAACTTCCACACCGATCTCTTCGCGCCGCTCATCGCGCGGGCCGAAGCGGTCATCCGGCAGCCCTACGATCGCGGGGAGGCCGGTGCGCCGTTCCGCGTCCTGGCCGATCACGCGCGCGCGGTCGCCTTCCTCCTCGCCGACGGCGTGTACCCGTCCAACGAGGGGCGAGGCTACGTGCTGCGGCGCATCCTGCGCCGGGCGGTGCGGCACGCGTACCTCATGGGCCGCCGCGAGCCAACGCTGGTGCACCTCGTGGACCAAGTCGTGAAGACGATGGGAGGCCACTATCCCGAGCTGGTGAAGAGCGCCAAGCTCCTTGCCGAGCTGACCGCGTCCGAGGAGGAGCGTTTCCTCGAGACGATCGAGGGCGGGCTCCGGCGCATGGAGCAGCTCACGGAAGTGAGCGGGGAAGAGGCGTTCAAGCTGTACGACACCTACGGATTCCCGATCGACCTCACGCATATCGTCGCGGCCGAACGCGGGATCACGGTGGACGTGGCGGGATTCGAGCGGCTGCTGGATGAGCAGCGGGAGCGGTCGAGAAAAGCGGCGGGCACCGGCGCACCGGCGCACCGGCGCGCCGAGGGAGCCCCGGCGGTCCAGGTGCACCAGAGCGGCTGGATCAGGGTGAAGCCGAGGCTCCGGCAGCGTTGGGTGGGCTACGAGACCACCCGCGCCGAGACCGACATCCTCGCCTTCCAGCGCACCGAGAGCGGGGTGGGGCTCGTGCTCCACCAGAACCCGTTCTTTGCCGAGAGCGGCGGCCAGGTCAGCGACCGCGGCAAAGTCGTGGGGCAGGGCTGGGAGCTGGCCGTGGATGAGGTCCGGAAGATCGAAGGGCGCACCGCGGTCTTCGGCGCGTACGACGGCCCGTTCGAGCCGACGCCGGCGCTAGCCGTGGTGGACCAGCGGATGCGGCGCGACATCGAGCGGAACCATTCTGCGACGCACCTGTTGCACGCGGCGCTGCGCAAGGTCCTCGGCACCCACGTCGGGCAGGCGGGCTCGGTCGTGTCGCCGGAGCGGCTGCGCTTCGACTTCACGCACCACCATCCCATCCCGGCCGAGACGCTGAAGGCGATCGAGGACGAAGTGAACGAGCACGTCTGGGAGAACCTCGAGGTGCTCACGGACGAGATGAAGTACGCGGACGCGCTCAAGCTCGGCGCGATGGCGTTCTTCAGCGAGAAGTACGGGGACGTGGTGCGCGTCGTGACCGTGCCCGAGGTGTCCCGCGAGTTGTGCGGAGGGACGCACGTGCGGACTACCGGGCAGATCGGCCTGACGCGGGTGGTGAGTGAGAGCGGGGTCGGCGCGGGAATCCGGCGGATCGAGGCGCTAACCGGGCCCGGCGCGTTCGCGTGGCTCGACCGGCGCCAGCGGCTGCTGGAGAGCGCGGCTGAGAGGGCCGGGAGCGCGCCGGAGCACCTAGCGCGCCGGGTGGAGTCGCTGGTGGAGGAGCGGCGCAAGCTGGAGAAGCGGGTCGAGGAGCTGATCCGCGGCGGCGGCGCGCCGGGCGCCGCGCAGACGACCGACGTGAACGGCACGGCGGTGAGCGTCACGCGGGCCCCATCGGGCGACCGCAACGAGATCGGCGCGATGGTGGATGCATTCCGCTCGAAGACCAAGAGCGGCGTCCTCGTCATCGTGGCGACCGGCGACCGGCCGGGCATCCACGCGGGCGTGACCGACGACCTCATCGCGCGCGGGGTCACGGCGCCCGACCTCGTGAACCGGATCGCGGCACTGTCGGGGGGCAAGGGCGGTGGCCGGCCCCACTTCGCCTCCGCCGGCGCCGGCGACCCGGGCCGCCTGGACGAGGCGGAGCGACGCGCGTCCGAGATCGTCCGGGAAGTTCTGAGCTCGCACTCGTGA